The following coding sequences lie in one Cloacibacillus sp. genomic window:
- a CDS encoding TetR family transcriptional regulator, whose protein sequence is MRRTKAAALETRAKILESALDIFSEKSFSNTSLTEIAANVGLTKGALYWHFRNKNDLLLQLMEEICNHAGDEVKKLFNTPDSAGKLRKYYKNSLAVLLENDRNKKIHKIMTKRDEWPEDIQQSVQRIIKDSIKRERLMVEKFISKGQEEGRFRKDISSVVVAVLISSIFHGLCVMQLSGLLPEEFPQYTDILFDAFAKELNAK, encoded by the coding sequence ATGCGAAGAACGAAGGCGGCGGCGCTTGAGACTAGGGCAAAGATTTTGGAGTCGGCACTTGATATTTTCAGTGAAAAGAGCTTCTCAAACACCTCCCTCACCGAGATAGCGGCAAACGTGGGCCTGACTAAGGGCGCGCTCTACTGGCATTTCAGGAATAAGAACGATCTGCTGCTGCAGCTCATGGAAGAGATCTGCAATCACGCGGGAGATGAGGTAAAAAAGCTCTTCAACACCCCCGATTCGGCCGGTAAGCTACGGAAGTATTACAAAAATTCCCTGGCCGTTCTGTTGGAAAACGACCGCAATAAGAAGATCCACAAGATCATGACAAAGAGGGACGAGTGGCCGGAAGATATCCAGCAGAGCGTACAGCGAATCATAAAGGATTCGATCAAGCGGGAAAGGCTCATGGTGGAAAAATTCATCAGCAAGGGACAGGAGGAGGGCCGTTTCCGGAAAGATATCTCGTCGGTGGTGGTAGCGGTGCTCATCAGCTCCATCTTCCACGGACTATGTGTGATGCAGCTTTCAGGCCTGTTGCCGGAAGAATTTCCGCAATATACCGATATACTATTTGATGCCTTTGCGAAAGAATTAAACGCAAAATAA
- a CDS encoding helix-turn-helix domain-containing protein: protein MEETTVLIKDLPPCPVETTLTLIGDKWKVLILRDLMPGTKRFGELKKSIGSVTQKVLTQQLRAMEESGLLTRKVYAEVPPRVEYTLTETGYSLKPILDAMWGWGERYKETLGEDPAEQMADGTAICQTLGEKLS, encoded by the coding sequence ATGGAGGAGACAACCGTGCTGATAAAAGACCTGCCCCCCTGTCCCGTAGAGACAACCCTGACACTGATAGGAGATAAATGGAAGGTGCTCATCCTGCGCGACCTGATGCCGGGGACCAAACGCTTCGGCGAGCTAAAAAAATCCATCGGCAGCGTCACACAGAAGGTGCTCACGCAGCAACTGCGCGCGATGGAGGAGAGCGGCCTGCTGACCCGCAAGGTCTACGCCGAGGTCCCGCCGCGCGTCGAATACACCCTCACCGAGACCGGCTACAGCTTAAAACCGATCCTCGACGCCATGTGGGGCTGGGGAGAGCGTTATAAAGAGACGCTGGGAGAAGACCCGGCGGAACAGATGGCTGACGGAACGGCAATTTGCCAAACTCTGGGGGAGAAACTTTCATGA
- a CDS encoding NAD(+) synthase: protein MKDGFIKIAAVSPDMRVADCVYNAEKIAEAMSHAAKDGAHLLVLPELCLTGYTCGDLFLQRTLTDGAEAALAKILSDTKKLPVAALIGLPAVREGKLYNCAAVIYRGKLLGVVPKKNLPNYGEFYEKRWFCSAPEENAGIRLCGGNAPFGTKLIFQCASMDGFRFAAEICEDLWVPEPPSVSHALAGALIIANLSASDETIGKAEYRRSLAEGQSSRLVCAYVYADAGCGESTTDMVFGGHNLIAENGRLLAECAPFSTGRCSAVVDLQLLSQERRRLTTYPESRAAGYETVTFEMETADTDIAEREIARQPFVPEDGAERGRRAEMILTMQAHGLKKRLEHSHAKHAVIGISGGLDSCLALLVAVRAMDLAGRPRGDVLAVTMPCFGTTARTKGNAALLCESLGVEFRSVDITEAVRLHFRDIGQDENDHDVTFENAQARERTQILMDIANKHGGLVVGTGDLSELALGWATYNGDQMSMYGVNASVPKTLVRHIVHYAADRTENEPLHRALLDILDTPVSPELLPAEGGKISQKTEDIVGPYELHDFFLYYAVRCGFAPRKVRRLAETSFSGIYDGETIDKRLKNFYRRFFAQQFKRSCMPDGPKIGSVTLSPRGDWRMPSDAAAELWLAELE from the coding sequence ATGAAAGACGGCTTTATAAAGATCGCCGCGGTCTCGCCGGATATGCGCGTTGCGGACTGCGTTTATAACGCGGAAAAGATCGCCGAAGCGATGTCGCATGCGGCGAAAGATGGAGCGCATCTGCTCGTATTGCCGGAGCTTTGCCTCACCGGCTATACCTGCGGCGACCTCTTTCTGCAGCGGACGCTGACGGATGGCGCTGAGGCGGCGCTCGCAAAAATACTTAGTGACACTAAAAAACTCCCCGTTGCCGCGCTTATCGGACTACCGGCGGTACGCGAGGGGAAATTATACAACTGCGCCGCCGTCATTTATAGAGGGAAACTGCTCGGCGTCGTACCCAAGAAAAACCTCCCAAACTACGGGGAATTTTACGAAAAGAGGTGGTTCTGCTCCGCGCCGGAGGAGAACGCCGGTATACGTCTTTGCGGCGGCAACGCGCCCTTCGGGACAAAGCTGATCTTCCAATGCGCGTCAATGGACGGCTTCCGCTTCGCCGCCGAGATCTGTGAGGACCTCTGGGTGCCGGAGCCGCCCTCCGTCTCCCACGCGCTTGCGGGAGCTCTCATCATCGCGAACCTTTCGGCGAGCGACGAGACCATCGGCAAGGCGGAGTACCGCCGCTCGCTTGCGGAGGGGCAGTCCTCGCGGCTCGTCTGCGCCTACGTCTATGCCGACGCCGGCTGCGGCGAATCGACGACCGATATGGTATTCGGCGGCCATAACCTCATCGCGGAAAACGGCCGCCTGCTCGCGGAGTGCGCCCCCTTTTCCACCGGTCGCTGCTCCGCCGTCGTCGATCTGCAGTTGCTATCGCAGGAACGCAGGCGGCTCACGACATATCCGGAGAGCCGCGCAGCGGGCTACGAGACCGTTACCTTTGAAATGGAAACCGCCGATACGGACATCGCCGAACGCGAGATCGCGAGACAGCCCTTCGTCCCCGAGGACGGAGCCGAACGCGGCAGGCGCGCGGAGATGATCCTCACGATGCAGGCGCACGGCCTGAAAAAGCGGCTGGAACATTCACACGCAAAACACGCCGTCATCGGGATATCGGGCGGTCTGGACTCCTGCCTGGCGCTGCTCGTCGCCGTCAGGGCGATGGATCTTGCCGGACGCCCCAGAGGCGACGTCCTTGCCGTGACGATGCCCTGCTTCGGTACGACTGCGCGCACAAAAGGGAACGCCGCGCTGCTCTGCGAGTCGCTGGGGGTGGAATTCCGCTCCGTCGACATCACCGAGGCTGTGAGGCTTCACTTCCGCGATATCGGACAGGATGAAAACGACCACGACGTCACATTTGAAAACGCCCAGGCGCGGGAGCGCACGCAGATACTGATGGACATCGCCAACAAACATGGCGGCCTCGTTGTGGGTACCGGCGACCTCTCGGAGCTGGCGCTCGGCTGGGCCACCTATAACGGTGATCAGATGTCGATGTACGGCGTCAACGCCTCCGTACCCAAAACCCTCGTACGCCACATCGTGCATTATGCCGCGGACCGGACGGAGAACGAACCGCTGCACCGCGCGCTGCTTGATATCCTCGACACCCCCGTAAGCCCGGAGCTGCTGCCGGCGGAGGGTGGAAAGATCTCGCAAAAAACGGAGGACATTGTCGGCCCCTACGAGCTGCACGACTTTTTCCTCTACTATGCGGTCCGCTGCGGCTTCGCGCCGCGCAAGGTCCGCCGCCTGGCGGAGACATCTTTCTCCGGCATCTACGACGGCGAAACGATCGACAAAAGGCTGAAAAACTTTTATCGCCGCTTCTTCGCGCAGCAGTTTAAGCGTTCCTGTATGCCCGACGGTCCGAAGATCGGCTCCGTAACGCTCTCCCCGCGTGGAGACTGGCGCATGCCCTCGGACGCGGCGGCGGAGCTGTGGCTGGCGGAGCTGGAATAA
- a CDS encoding efflux RND transporter permease subunit, which translates to MFSKFFIERPRFAMVVCIVLALAGVISIFSLPISQYPEVAPPQIRISTTYRGADAETIANTLAVPLEEQVNGVDGMIYMNSTSNNNGEYSLYVTFATGTDPDMALARVQNRVSQVTPQLPSEVVEQGITVETSFSDTLGFLGLTSPNGTHGDLELMNYAYSNVRNTLKRVPGMGDVQVFGAKYSIRIWLDPARVASLGLSINDVAAAIQSQNKQASIGSIGATPGSDINSPLVYSLQTRGRLSDVKDFENIIIRTTAQGGLVKLRDISRIELGAESYNTSANLNGAPAAMIAMSQAAGSNALDVMSGARAAIEQLSANLPHDMKLDVQYDSTKYVRETIKEILMTLILTFSLVVGVCYLFLQEWRTTLVPVAAIPVSLLATFAALLGMGYSINILSLFGLVLVIGTVVDDAIVVVERVQFVMERDKCDPKTATIQAMKDVTGPMAATTLVFLAIFVPVGFMTGITGQIYKQFAVTIGFSVCFSLIVALTLSPAMCAHMLRETKPAERGPLKWFNTTLTRATRGYVGGAVWITRRTVVALVMLAVIIAACWTIIKISPQAFIPDEDQGVVFATVQLPEGATRPRTEQVVEPMVAEIAKIPGVDATINIYGYNIMGGYGENVASMIFPLKPWGERKTKETQQSAIVTKVAAIAAKYPQAQTNVFTPPAIQGLGMASGIDMRLQSMVENDPAKLAEVMRAVLVELNQSPEILYAFSSFTANTPHLYLDIDREKAELMNVQVGTIFSTLQTYFGSTYINDINMGTQVNRVMVQSDWNYRNSIERIGGIFINNANGEQVPLQSLMTVRKILAPRSLSRYNLFPSAAITIVMKQGFSTGQGIERINEISKKVLPEGYSYEWSGMTYQEQHSQGGIMMVLVIALIFAYLFLVAQYESWSTPVPVILSLPVAMFGALGGFRLMGLPISIYGQLGILLLVGLAAKNAILIVEFAKEQREDHGLPLIQAAATAASERFRAVLMTAFTCVLGVLPMLFASGAGAASRKAVGSTLFFGMSAATIFGVFLIPALFVIFQGAREKVKGSFKQHKIQKEKE; encoded by the coding sequence ATGTTCTCTAAATTTTTCATTGAACGCCCGCGCTTCGCAATGGTCGTCTGCATTGTGTTGGCGCTTGCAGGCGTAATATCGATCTTCTCGCTCCCGATCTCGCAGTATCCGGAGGTCGCGCCGCCGCAGATACGCATCTCCACAACCTACCGCGGAGCAGACGCGGAGACTATAGCCAACACCCTTGCCGTGCCTCTGGAAGAGCAGGTAAACGGCGTCGACGGCATGATCTACATGAACTCCACGTCGAACAACAACGGTGAATATTCGCTTTACGTCACCTTTGCGACGGGAACGGACCCTGACATGGCGCTCGCACGCGTGCAGAACCGTGTCTCCCAGGTCACGCCTCAACTGCCCTCCGAGGTCGTAGAACAGGGTATCACGGTCGAGACGTCGTTCTCCGATACCCTCGGCTTCCTCGGACTGACATCTCCCAACGGCACGCACGGAGACCTTGAACTGATGAACTACGCCTACAGCAATGTTAGAAATACGCTGAAGCGTGTCCCCGGCATGGGTGACGTCCAGGTATTCGGCGCCAAATACAGCATACGCATTTGGCTTGATCCCGCCCGCGTGGCTTCGCTTGGACTTTCGATAAACGACGTGGCGGCGGCGATCCAGAGCCAGAACAAACAGGCGTCTATAGGTTCCATCGGCGCGACCCCGGGCAGCGATATAAACAGCCCGCTCGTCTATTCACTGCAGACCAGGGGACGCCTTTCGGATGTCAAAGACTTTGAAAATATAATCATACGTACAACGGCACAGGGTGGCCTGGTAAAGCTGCGCGATATCTCCCGCATAGAGCTCGGCGCGGAAAGCTATAACACAAGCGCGAACCTGAACGGCGCGCCCGCCGCGATGATCGCGATGTCACAGGCGGCGGGTTCAAACGCGCTGGACGTCATGTCCGGAGCAAGGGCTGCGATAGAGCAGCTGTCAGCCAACCTGCCGCATGATATGAAGCTTGACGTGCAGTACGACTCAACCAAATACGTCAGAGAGACGATAAAAGAGATACTGATGACGCTGATCCTGACCTTCTCCCTCGTCGTCGGCGTCTGTTACCTCTTCCTTCAGGAATGGCGCACCACGCTCGTGCCTGTCGCGGCGATCCCGGTCTCGCTTCTCGCCACCTTCGCGGCGCTGCTGGGAATGGGATACAGCATCAATATCCTCTCTCTCTTCGGACTTGTGCTCGTCATCGGAACGGTCGTCGACGACGCCATCGTCGTCGTCGAACGAGTACAGTTTGTCATGGAGCGAGACAAGTGCGACCCAAAAACCGCGACGATACAGGCTATGAAAGACGTTACCGGGCCAATGGCCGCGACAACGCTGGTATTCCTCGCGATTTTCGTCCCCGTCGGCTTTATGACGGGAATCACGGGACAGATATACAAACAGTTCGCCGTAACTATCGGCTTCTCCGTCTGCTTCTCGCTGATAGTCGCCCTCACCCTGTCGCCCGCCATGTGCGCCCATATGCTGCGTGAGACAAAGCCTGCCGAACGCGGCCCGCTCAAATGGTTCAACACTACACTGACACGCGCGACACGCGGATATGTCGGCGGCGCGGTTTGGATCACAAGACGTACCGTCGTCGCGCTTGTTATGCTGGCCGTCATCATCGCCGCCTGCTGGACGATAATCAAGATTTCGCCGCAGGCGTTCATACCTGACGAAGACCAGGGCGTCGTCTTTGCCACGGTACAGCTCCCGGAGGGCGCCACAAGACCGCGAACGGAGCAGGTAGTAGAACCGATGGTCGCGGAAATCGCAAAGATCCCCGGTGTGGATGCGACAATAAACATTTACGGTTATAACATCATGGGCGGCTATGGGGAAAATGTCGCCTCCATGATCTTCCCTCTCAAACCGTGGGGCGAGCGTAAGACTAAAGAGACACAGCAGTCAGCAATCGTCACCAAGGTCGCGGCGATCGCGGCAAAATATCCGCAGGCGCAGACCAACGTATTCACGCCGCCGGCGATCCAGGGACTGGGCATGGCTTCCGGTATCGACATGAGGCTCCAGTCAATGGTGGAAAACGACCCCGCCAAGCTGGCGGAGGTCATGAGGGCCGTGCTCGTGGAGCTGAACCAGTCGCCGGAAATCCTTTACGCCTTCAGCTCATTTACGGCGAACACGCCGCACCTCTATCTGGACATCGACCGCGAAAAGGCCGAGCTCATGAACGTACAGGTTGGGACGATATTCTCCACGCTGCAGACCTACTTCGGCTCCACCTATATCAACGATATAAACATGGGCACTCAGGTCAACCGCGTTATGGTACAGTCCGACTGGAATTACAGAAACAGCATCGAACGTATCGGCGGGATATTCATCAACAACGCGAACGGAGAACAGGTGCCGCTGCAGAGCCTGATGACGGTGCGCAAGATACTCGCGCCGCGCTCCCTCAGCCGCTATAACCTGTTCCCCTCCGCGGCGATCACCATCGTCATGAAGCAGGGATTCTCTACCGGACAGGGCATCGAGCGTATAAACGAAATATCGAAAAAGGTGCTCCCCGAGGGCTACTCCTACGAATGGTCAGGGATGACCTATCAGGAGCAGCATTCGCAGGGAGGCATAATGATGGTCCTTGTCATCGCGCTGATCTTCGCCTACCTCTTCCTCGTCGCCCAGTATGAGAGCTGGTCCACGCCGGTTCCGGTCATCCTTTCGCTGCCGGTAGCTATGTTCGGCGCCCTTGGAGGATTCAGGCTGATGGGTCTGCCTATTTCAATATACGGACAGCTCGGCATCCTCCTCCTCGTCGGACTTGCCGCGAAGAACGCGATCCTCATCGTTGAATTTGCCAAAGAACAGCGCGAGGACCACGGCCTGCCATTGATACAGGCGGCGGCCACCGCGGCGAGCGAACGTTTCCGCGCCGTTCTCATGACAGCCTTTACCTGCGTCCTCGGCGTGCTTCCGATGCTTTTCGCCTCGGGCGCCGGCGCCGCCAGCCGCAAAGCCGTCGGTTCGACGCTCTTCTTCGGAATGAGCGCGGCTACTATTTTCGGCGTGTTCCTGATCCCGGCGCTCTTCGTAATCTTCCAGGGCGCACGCGAGAAGGTAAAAGGAAGCTTCAAACAACATAAGATACAGAAGGAAAAAGAGTAG
- a CDS encoding pyridoxamine 5'-phosphate oxidase family protein, translating to MNEVVKFLSKNPVQYLATVGLDGKGKCRPFMFCFEREGKLWFCTNSTKEVYKEMTANPYVEVSVSSPDYAWLRIAGRAVFVNNMEVKEGCMAYPLIKGLYQSADNPIFEVFYLADAHAVIADFSGNPPKEYDL from the coding sequence ATGAACGAAGTTGTTAAATTTTTGAGTAAAAATCCTGTGCAGTATCTGGCGACGGTCGGTCTTGACGGCAAAGGGAAGTGCCGCCCCTTTATGTTCTGTTTTGAGCGTGAGGGTAAGCTTTGGTTCTGCACCAACAGCACCAAAGAGGTCTATAAAGAGATGACGGCCAATCCCTATGTCGAGGTGAGCGTTTCCAGCCCCGACTATGCTTGGCTGCGTATCGCGGGCAGGGCCGTGTTTGTGAACAATATGGAGGTCAAAGAGGGCTGCATGGCCTATCCCCTGATAAAGGGGCTGTACCAGAGCGCGGATAATCCCATATTTGAAGTTTTTTATCTTGCGGACGCGCACGCGGTGATCGCCGATTTTTCCGGCAACCCGCCGAAGGAATACGACCTCTAA
- a CDS encoding efflux transporter outer membrane subunit — MIKKLTLCTISALIMLTAGAAFAAKAEPKPSSAVNTSADLSAEAASRDIQIKNGEWTMLAQLYPVPAVSDDISQALTPEHLASWWNVFNDPMMTELILKSLESNRDLAAARARVTEARASLGISQANLLPWLDSTNFWNNERTPVQAGGSGSGTNLYKLGIDASWEIDVFGGQRASVRAQRATLEAQYAALYSTWTSLASEVAMNYISLRTLQERLAIAQYNLSLQQDTVDIQQSKVDSGLSDSLALKQAQYTMEQTRASIPSVESSIEQTMNALAILVGEVPGTLEEKLAAKQPIPKLSGTEFIGIPANAVRQRPDIRQAERQLVAQLARKKSAQADLWPKFYLTGSIGTEAGNWGSLFSGPAKLYSFLPKISWPIFHAGAIRNNIKVQGAKAEQLLAAYEQTVLTAVGEVRDSLSANVKEYERNESLKRGVEAAQTALDIANDKYANGLVDFTNVINAQRSLTGLSEEYVISQGQISTNAVALFKALGGGWQPMEEAEKALAEAAAKQAKK, encoded by the coding sequence ATGATAAAAAAACTTACACTATGCACGATATCCGCGCTGATAATGCTGACGGCCGGCGCCGCCTTCGCGGCGAAGGCCGAGCCGAAGCCCTCTTCCGCGGTAAACACATCTGCTGATCTGTCGGCTGAGGCGGCCTCGCGCGACATACAGATCAAAAACGGCGAATGGACGATGCTGGCGCAGCTCTACCCCGTTCCCGCCGTCTCCGACGATATCTCCCAGGCGCTCACCCCCGAGCACCTCGCGAGCTGGTGGAACGTCTTCAACGACCCGATGATGACGGAGCTCATTCTCAAGTCGCTCGAGAGCAACCGCGACCTCGCGGCGGCGCGCGCCAGGGTGACCGAGGCACGCGCCTCGCTCGGGATCAGCCAGGCGAATCTGCTGCCCTGGCTGGATTCCACGAATTTCTGGAACAACGAACGCACTCCCGTACAGGCCGGAGGCAGCGGCAGCGGCACTAATCTCTACAAGCTCGGCATAGACGCCTCGTGGGAAATAGACGTATTCGGCGGGCAGCGCGCAAGTGTCAGGGCGCAGAGAGCGACGCTCGAGGCCCAGTACGCGGCGCTGTACTCCACCTGGACGAGCCTCGCCTCAGAGGTGGCGATGAACTACATCTCGCTGCGCACCCTTCAGGAGCGCCTGGCGATCGCGCAGTATAACCTAAGCCTCCAGCAGGACACCGTCGACATCCAGCAGTCAAAGGTCGACTCCGGGCTCTCCGACTCGCTCGCGCTGAAACAGGCGCAGTACACGATGGAACAGACGCGTGCCAGCATTCCCAGCGTTGAGTCCTCGATAGAGCAGACGATGAACGCGCTCGCGATACTCGTGGGCGAGGTTCCCGGAACGCTGGAGGAAAAACTTGCGGCAAAGCAGCCGATACCCAAGCTCTCCGGTACGGAGTTCATCGGCATACCGGCGAACGCCGTCCGTCAGCGTCCCGACATCCGTCAGGCCGAACGGCAGCTTGTGGCTCAGCTTGCGCGCAAAAAATCGGCGCAGGCAGACCTCTGGCCCAAGTTCTACCTTACGGGATCGATCGGCACCGAGGCTGGCAACTGGGGTAGCCTCTTCTCCGGCCCCGCAAAGCTGTACAGCTTCCTGCCGAAGATAAGCTGGCCGATCTTCCATGCCGGCGCGATACGCAATAACATCAAGGTGCAGGGAGCGAAGGCCGAACAGCTGCTCGCGGCTTACGAACAGACGGTACTGACCGCTGTCGGTGAAGTACGTGATTCACTCTCCGCGAACGTGAAGGAATACGAGCGCAACGAGTCCCTTAAACGCGGCGTGGAGGCCGCTCAGACGGCACTTGACATCGCGAATGATAAATACGCCAACGGCCTCGTTGACTTCACCAATGTCATCAACGCCCAGCGCTCATTGACGGGCCTCTCGGAGGAATACGTCATCAGCCAGGGACAGATATCAACAAACGCCGTGGCGCTCTTTAAGGCACTCGGCGGCGGCTGGCAGCCGATGGAAGAGGCCGAAAAGGCGCTCGCCGAAGCGGCCGCAAAACAGGCAAAGAAATAA
- a CDS encoding efflux RND transporter periplasmic adaptor subunit, which produces MNSKQKSGWIKIAVIIVVIAAAFYGYKAWNGEKRVQPQATQASEPLVIVKPVEKADSSSQPSEYVGRVEAIQSVQVKPQISGEIAKVCFKEGSIVKAGQLLFQIDPAQYQATVALRKAELEQANANLDAAEKYYARVQAAETRAVSAAERDTAESNVLQGRAAVSQAKANLRLAEINLGYTRITSPITGKIGIAKLTKGNYVTPASGALATIVQMNPVRVSYSLPDRDYLDQLELFKKEGSVYKTKLILSNGTELDVPGQRDFEDNTVDQMTGTVMMRLRFTNDGGMLIPGEMVRVFTQPVKSHIVNVIPQTAVMADEEGDYVYVVEADNTAHIVRVKLGREMGSLREVTSGLKDGQNVVTAGLQNLRPGMKVRIDTSASANVYDSNSALDATSGAEIVTSGDSGAAKEAK; this is translated from the coding sequence TTGAACAGCAAACAAAAATCAGGCTGGATCAAAATAGCGGTCATCATTGTAGTGATCGCAGCGGCCTTTTATGGCTATAAGGCATGGAACGGTGAGAAAAGGGTGCAGCCGCAGGCAACGCAGGCATCGGAGCCGCTCGTCATCGTAAAACCCGTGGAGAAGGCCGACTCCTCGTCGCAGCCCTCCGAGTATGTGGGGCGCGTCGAAGCGATCCAGTCCGTTCAGGTAAAGCCACAGATTTCGGGTGAAATAGCGAAGGTATGTTTCAAAGAGGGTTCTATCGTGAAGGCGGGACAGCTGCTCTTTCAGATAGACCCCGCCCAGTACCAGGCTACCGTCGCGCTGCGTAAGGCAGAGCTGGAACAGGCCAACGCCAACCTTGACGCCGCAGAGAAATATTACGCTCGCGTCCAGGCGGCGGAGACCCGCGCTGTTTCGGCGGCGGAGCGCGATACGGCGGAGAGCAACGTGCTGCAGGGACGCGCGGCCGTCTCCCAGGCAAAGGCCAACCTTCGCCTCGCGGAGATAAACCTCGGCTATACGCGCATAACCTCCCCGATAACCGGTAAGATCGGCATCGCCAAACTTACCAAGGGCAACTACGTGACCCCCGCGAGCGGCGCGCTGGCCACGATCGTCCAGATGAACCCCGTGCGCGTCTCCTATTCGCTGCCTGACAGAGATTATCTCGACCAGCTCGAACTCTTCAAGAAAGAGGGCTCCGTATATAAGACTAAGCTGATACTCAGCAACGGCACCGAGCTCGACGTCCCCGGACAGCGCGACTTTGAGGACAACACCGTGGACCAGATGACGGGAACTGTCATGATGCGCCTGCGCTTTACAAACGACGGCGGCATGCTCATCCCCGGAGAGATGGTGCGTGTATTCACGCAGCCGGTCAAGAGCCATATCGTCAACGTTATTCCCCAGACTGCCGTTATGGCGGATGAAGAGGGAGACTACGTGTACGTGGTGGAGGCCGACAACACGGCCCATATCGTCAGGGTCAAACTCGGACGTGAGATGGGTTCGCTGCGCGAAGTCACTAGCGGCCTTAAAGACGGACAAAATGTGGTAACCGCCGGACTGCAGAACCTGCGCCCCGGCATGAAGGTAAGGATCGACACCTCAGCGTCGGCCAACGTCTACGACTCCAACAGCGCGCTTGACGCCACATCCGGAGCGGAAATCGTGACCTCGGGCGACAGCGGCGCTGCGAAAGAGGCAAAATAG
- a CDS encoding TRAP transporter large permease, which produces MFILASVLIIGILIAVPISYSIAISGTLYLLFESTLPVLVIAQRMVVGSDSFTLLAIPLFLLAGALMAEGDITPRIMRFASSMVGHIRGGMAMVMVVSCMFFGAISGSGVADVAAIGSIMLPAMKEQKYRPAFSASLLGCGGALATIIPPSIVMVILGVTMGTSIGKLFIAGFIPGIMAGGSLMAISYYFAAKENYPRLPKADAREKWEAFKGAFLPMVTPAIIIVGILQGIFTATEAGGVAAFYALILSKYVYHKLSWRRFFEICLEVAKTSAVVLFIISAASLFGWILTSQDIPQKIAAAILSISNNYWMVLIFFNLMLLVLGTFMETTAIILIVIPIFMPIMTQIGVDPIHLGVMVCLNMAIGANTPPLGVDLMTACKVADIAYEDSFRYIFFFLTAMTIVLILIIAFPALSTWLPNMVVSSGA; this is translated from the coding sequence ATGTTTATCCTCGCCTCGGTACTTATTATCGGCATCCTTATTGCCGTACCAATATCATATTCGATCGCCATTTCAGGAACCCTTTATCTGCTTTTTGAATCAACACTGCCGGTGTTGGTGATCGCCCAGCGCATGGTGGTAGGGTCAGATTCCTTCACACTGCTCGCGATCCCGCTTTTTTTACTCGCCGGCGCGCTGATGGCGGAGGGAGATATTACGCCACGCATCATGCGTTTCGCATCCAGTATGGTCGGACACATTCGCGGCGGTATGGCGATGGTCATGGTCGTCTCCTGCATGTTCTTCGGCGCGATATCCGGTTCCGGCGTGGCTGACGTCGCAGCGATCGGCTCAATAATGCTGCCGGCGATGAAGGAACAAAAATACCGTCCGGCTTTCAGCGCTTCGCTGCTCGGCTGCGGCGGCGCGCTGGCCACGATAATACCCCCAAGCATCGTCATGGTCATCCTCGGCGTTACGATGGGAACTTCGATAGGAAAACTCTTTATCGCAGGTTTCATTCCTGGCATCATGGCGGGAGGTTCGTTGATGGCGATATCATATTACTTCGCCGCCAAGGAAAATTATCCCCGCCTGCCAAAGGCCGACGCGCGCGAAAAGTGGGAGGCCTTTAAGGGCGCCTTCCTGCCAATGGTCACACCGGCGATAATAATCGTTGGCATCCTGCAGGGGATATTCACCGCGACGGAAGCCGGCGGCGTAGCCGCTTTCTACGCTCTGATACTTTCAAAATATGTCTATCATAAACTGTCATGGCGGCGTTTCTTCGAGATATGCCTGGAGGTGGCAAAGACGAGTGCCGTCGTACTCTTCATCATCTCCGCAGCAAGCCTCTTCGGCTGGATACTCACATCGCAGGACATCCCGCAAAAGATAGCGGCTGCCATTCTCAGCATTTCAAACAATTACTGGATGGTGCTGATCTTCTTCAACCTCATGCTTCTGGTGCTGGGCACCTTTATGGAGACAACGGCGATCATCCTCATCGTGATCCCCATCTTCATGCCGATCATGACGCAAATAGGCGTTGACCCCATACACCTCGGCGTGATGGTCTGCCTGAATATGGCGATCGGCGCCAACACGCCGCCGCTTGGAGTGGATCTTATGACGGCCTGCAAGGTCGCGGATATCGCCTACGAAGACTCCTTCCGCTATATATTTTTCTTCCTCACCGCGATGACCATCGTGTTGATATTGATCATCGCCTTTCCCGCGCTGTCGACATGGCTGCCGAACATGGTGGTATCTTCCGGAGCATAA